In Vespula vulgaris chromosome 7, iyVesVulg1.1, whole genome shotgun sequence, a single window of DNA contains:
- the LOC127065218 gene encoding T-complex protein 1 subunit gamma: MFGPGAAPIVVLSQNTKRETGRKVQKENIQAGKAIADVIRTCLGPQAMLKMLMDPMGGIVMTNDGNAILREITVQHPAGKSMIEIARTQDEEVGDGTTSVIVLAGEILATAEPFLEQSMHPTVIIRAYRQALEDMVIILNEQVSMDLDCNDRNKLIQVINSCVGTKFIGRWAKLACQIALDAVSTVILEENGRKEIDIKRYAKVEKIPGGSIEDSTVLKGVMFNKDVTHPKMRRYIKNPRIVLLDCPLEYKKGESQTNIEILKDTDFTRILELEEEHIKKICEDIILVKPDLVITEKGVSDLAQHYLVKAGISAIRRLRKSDINRVARACGATVVNRTEELREEDVGTKAGLMEIKKVGDEYFCFIADCKDPKACTIILRGASKDVLNETERNLQDALHVARNLLLEPKLVPGGGAVEMAVSRLLSEKAAGLAGVEQWPYKAIAHALEIIPRTLAQNCGANTIRTLTALRAKHTTEGTTWGIDGETGQLVDMKERGIWEPLSVKLQTYKTAIETAILLLRIDDIVSGSKKKKSDNESPSQVTEESMKD; encoded by the exons ATGTTTGGACCAGGAGCTGCTCCTATTGTAGTATTGA GTCAGAATACGAAACGAGAGACAGGAAGAAAGgtacaaaaagagaatattcaaGCAGGAAAA gCAATTGCAGATGTCATTAGAACATGTCTGGGCCCACAGGCaatgttaaaaatgttaatggaTCCAATGGGTGGTATTGTTATGACAAACGATGGAAATGCTATTCTTCGTGAAATTACAGTACAGCATCCAGCTGGAAAGTCAATGATTGAAATAGCTAGAACTCAAGATGAAGAAGTTGGAGATGGTACAACTTCTGTGATTGTGTTAGCAGGAGAAATTTTGGCTACTGCAGAGCCATTTTTAGAACAAAGCATGCATCCTACTGTTATTATACGGGCATATCGACAAGCTTTAGAAGATATGGTGATAATTCTAAATGAACAAGTCAGTATGGATCTTGATTGTAATGATCGCAATAAATTGATTCAAGTGATAAACTCATGTGTAGGCACCAAGTTTATAGGGCGTTGGGCTAAATTAGCTTGTCAGATCGCATTAGATGCAGTTAGTACTGTAATCTTAGAAGAAAATGGCcgtaaagagatagatattaaGCGTTATgcaaaagttgaaaaaattcCTGGAGGATCTATTGAAGATAGCACTGTTCTTAAAGGTGTTATGTTTAATAAGGATGTAACACATCCAAAAATGAgacgttatataaaaaatcctAGGATTGTTTTATTAGATTGTCCTTTAGAATATAAGAAAGGAGAATCCCAaacaaatattgaaatattaaaagatactGATTTTACACGAATTTTGGAACTGGAGGaagaacatataaaaaaaatttgtgaagACATCATTTTAGTTAAACCAGATTTAGTAATCACTGAGAAGGGTGTTTCAGATTTAGCCCAACACTATCTTGTAAAAGCTGGAATTTCTGCTATTCGCCGTTTGAGAAAAAGTGATATTAATAGAGTAGCAAGAGCTTGTGGTGCAACAGTAGTAAATCGTACTGAAGAACTTAGAGAAGAAGATGTTGGAACTAAAGCTGGGcttatggaaataaaaaaagtaggaGATGAATACTTTTGCTTTATTGCAGATTGTAAAGATCCTAAGGCTTGTACGATAATTTTACGAGGTGCTAGTAAAGATGTACTGAATGAAACTGAACGAAACTTACAAGATGCTTTACATGTTGCACGGAATCTTCTCTTAGAACCTAAACTAGTACcag GTGGTGGTGCTGTTGAAATGGCCGTTTCTCGTCTTTTGTCTGAGAAAGCAGCAGGTCTTGCTGGTGTTGAACAATGGCCATACAAGGCAATTGCACATGCTTTAGAAATAATTCCTAGAACATTGGCACAGAATTGTGGAGCAAATACTATTAGAACATTGACAGCACTTCGTGCAAAACACACTACAGAAGGAACAACTTGGGGCATTGATGGAGAAACAGGACAATTGGTTGATATGAAAGAACGTGGAATCTGGGAACCACTTTCAGTTAAATTACAAACTTATAAAACCGCCATAGAAACTGCTATTTTACTCTTGAGAATTGATGATATTGTGTCaggaagtaaaaagaagaaatctgaTAATGAATCACCAAGTCAAGTGACTGAAGAATCCATGAAAGATTAA
- the LOC127065219 gene encoding uncharacterized protein LOC127065219 — translation MKKYKESAILLMLFLINIVYCNICYKFSNREDPCINLCDKIPLPSTDTKYITSCCQRGCRFFNLVELNYGLEPNGLNITKDDCRSSCIEAYEELPDRYACTTGCEIMAKQRLSDLLSLLSLTLYVEEYVDSNTLLTYPDIPENDILTDPGIRRELLPRWWDSNGFKLPQTYIKTVPTDDGTMDYETSSDNTEETELTSSWIPGTKLFQYAMKRGLPTIRILFVLTFTALLITACMYLHAIALNKTCDDIREFIIDKFKASDKNISYILDKGPFHKKYKFDVNDKLNINLKV, via the exons AtgaaaaagtataaagaaagTGCTAtcttattaatgttatttctaataaatattgtgTATTGTAACATATGTTATAAGTTTTCAAATCGTGAAGATCCTTGTATCAATTTATGTGACAAAATACCACTTCCTTCCACAGAc ACCAAGTATATAACGTCTTGTTGTCAACGAGGCTGTAGATTTTTCAATTTAGTGGAGTTGAATTATGGACTTGAACCCAATGGCTTAAATATCACTAAGGATGATTGTAGATCTT CATGTATAGAAGCATATGAAGAACTACCAGATCGCTATGCTTGCACCACTGGTTGTGAAATTATGGCCAAACAACGTCTCTCCGACTTGTTATCACtcctttctcttactctttatGTAGAGGAATATGTAGATTCTAACACATTACTAACGTATCCTGATATACCAGAAAATGATATTCTAACAGACCCTGGTATTCGAAGAGAGCTTCTTCCAAGGTGGTGGGACTCCAATGGGTTTAAATTACCTCAAACTTATATCAAAACTGTTCCAACGGATGATGGG ACCATGGATTATGAAACCTCATCAGATAATACAGAAGAAACTGAATTAACTTCATCATGGATACCAGGAACCAAGTTGTTTCAGTATGCAATGAAACGTGGATTACCAACTATACGCATTCTTTTTGTTCTAACATTTACAGCACTCTTAATTACAgcgtgtatgtatttacatgcCATAGCTTTAAACAAAACATGTGATGATAtaagagaatttattattgataaattcaaAGCATCAGATaagaatatatcatatatcctAGATAAAGGACCATttcataaaaagtataaatttgatgttaatgataaattgaatattaacTTAAAAGTTTAA
- the LOC127065217 gene encoding uncharacterized protein LOC127065217 isoform X1, giving the protein MQQHRVETQIRHEEQILEAIDQLRRRKARPDADRICNYLLRKFSVDVRDTIADLHRLIEAEKVIQVDYKGNTSYRNASKWSRLQLYKNRPEGFVKEKLNSGMVAGAVAELVVEEPDYLDQGVPAYRLVEQLLDGVSNPTSRRMVEDFLGKEVASGNLTRLSNGNYSLVATSDMTTATESTHRETFTLENIENGNIRRKDSQTVSSTTSGPYDFDETENLTIADSASNTPRSSRQASPKPEASSKKEECFDILLTKNQDRTEETSLDGDRTKESEDPLANVDERKDDVKSTDNQCHNLKRSSKSERKQRLLVRTDDPMDIEIKFEEFRKDNKEESSTQKEKREDNEHFSEDRDDEDAGRSSTNPSPTPSNVNVGGFRSARRKTIFQRAKKVFDPSDNNLVRRKRGRQSGTQNKTATIQEPQETVKPPIKDGPCRQCSLCAKEKQEALVACRDCTVRAHPSCIYTAEEIIHKAGSNWQCERCKTCTICCETSDAGPLITCYSCDEAYHHCCHSPRVINPKSNLRWQCNDCVQKQQKTNNNQTVSLVSTRPDTPSSTPVLPPVLSPQVSPARASSDQMEDDATKDGIDPNIPDASDWTSEQVYQYFARLFPKEAEVFRQQDIDGHSLLLMKRSDVLSGLDLLLGPALKIYRHVLKLQVRRDDPKLYWL; this is encoded by the exons ATGCAGCAGCACCGGGTGGAAACGCAAATCCGTCACGAGGAGCAGATCCTGGAGGCGATAGATCAGTTGCGCCGACGTAAGGCGCGTCCCGATGCCGATCGTATTTGTAACTACCTGCTTCGAAAGTTCTCGGTAGACGTGCGAGATACGATTGCTGATCTTCATCGCTTAATCGAGGCTGAGAAGGTTATACAGGTCGATTACAAAGGCAATACAAGTTATAGAAACGCGTCCAAGTGGTCGCGTTTACAACTTTACAAAAATCGACCGGAAGGCTTCGTAAAGGAGAAACTGAATTCGGGGATGGTGGCTGGCGCGGTTGCCGAGCTCGTCGTCGAGGAACCGGATTACCTTGATCAAGGTGTGCCGGCTTATAGATTGGTCGAGCAGCTGCTCGACGGTGTTTCGAATCCTACCTCTAGACGTATGGTTGAGGATTTCCTCGGGAAAGAAGTTGCGAGCGGGAATTTAACGCGTCTTTCTAACGGTAATTATTCGCTGGTGGCGACATCCGACATGACGACTGCAACCGAATCGACGCATCGTGAGACCTTCACCCTTGAGAATATCGAAAATGGTAACATCAGGCGTAAGGACTCACAAACGGTATCCTCGACCACTAGTGGCCCTTATGATTTCGATGAGACAGAGAATTTGACTATCGCCGATTCGGCTTCGAATACACCGAGGTCCTCGCGTCAAGCGAGTCCGAAGCCAGAAGCGTCGAGCAAGAAGGAAGAATGTTTCGATATTCTCCTTACCAAAAATCAAGATCGTACCGAAGAAACCTCTCTCGATGGCGATCGAACAAAGGAGTCCGAAGATCCACTAGCTAATGTCGACGAACGTAAGGACGACGTCAAAAGTACGGACAATCAGTGCCATAACCTCAAAAGGTCCTCCAAATCGGAACGTAAGCAACGCCTACTCGTCAGGACAGATGATCCTATGGACATAGAGATCAAGTTCGAAGAGTTTCGCAAAGACAATAAAGAAGAATCTTCcacgcaaaaagaaaagagagaagacaacGAACATTTTAGTGAAGATCGCGACGACGAAGATGCTGGTAGGAGTTCCACGAACCCTTCCCCCACACCATCCAACGTCAACGTAGGTGGTTTCCGTAGTGCTCGTAGAAAG ACCATTTTCCAGAGAGCAAAAAAAGTCTTCGACCCATCCGATAACAACCTTGTAAGGCGGAAACGTGGCAGACAATCTGGTACTCAAAATAAAACTGCTACGATTCAGGAGCCTCAAGAAACTGTTAAACCACCGATTAAAGATGGACCTTGTAGACAATGCAGTCTTTGCgctaaagaaaaacaagaagcaTTAGTTGCTTGTCGAGATTGTACAGTAAGAG CCCATCCAAGTTGCATTTATACTGCagaagaaataattcataagGCTGGTAGTAATTGGCAATGTGAACGTTGTAAGACTTGTACCATATGTTGTGAAACTTCAGATGCT GGACCATTAATTACCTGTTACTCTTGTGATGAAGCATATCATCATTGTTGCCATTCACCACGTGTTATAAATCCAAAATCAAATTTAAGGTGGCAATGTAATGATTGCGTTCAAAAGCAACAAAAAACGAACAACAATCAAACTGTCAGTCTTGTTTCTACACGACCTGATACACCATCAAGTACACCTGTATTACCACCTGTTTTAAGCCCCCAAGTGTCGCCTGCTCGCGCATCTTCTGATCAAATGGAAGACGATGCTACTAAAGATGGAATCGATCCAAATATCCCTGATGCTTCGGACTGGACATCTGAGCAAGTATATCAATACTTTGCCAGACTATTTCCAAAAGAAGCAGAAGTATTCAGGCAACAA GATATAGATGGTCATTCTCTTTTATTGATGAAAAGATCGGACGTGTTAAGTGGACTTGATTTGCTCTTAGGTCCAGCACTAAAAATTTATAGACACGTTTTAAAACTTCAAGTTAGACGGGATGATCCGAAGCTTTATTggttgtaa
- the LOC127065217 gene encoding uncharacterized protein LOC127065217 isoform X2 has translation MQQHRVETQIRHEEQILEAIDQLRRRKARPDADRICNYLLRKFSVDVRDTIADLHRLIEAEKVIQVDYKGNTSYRNASKWSRLQLYKNRPEGFVKEKLNSGMVAGAVAELVVEEPDYLDQGVPAYRLVEQLLDGVSNPTSRRMVEDFLGKEVASGNLTRLSNGNYSLVATSDMTTATESTHRETFTLENIENGNIRRKDSQTVSSTTSGPYDFDETENLTIADSASNTPRSSRQASPKPEASSKKEECFDILLTKNQDRTEETSLDGDRTKESEDPLANVDERKDDVKSTDNQCHNLKRSSKSERKQRLLVRTDDPMDIEIKFEEFRKDNKEESSTQKEKREDNEHFSEDRDDEDAGRSSTNPSPTPSNVNVGGFRSARRKRAKKVFDPSDNNLVRRKRGRQSGTQNKTATIQEPQETVKPPIKDGPCRQCSLCAKEKQEALVACRDCTVRAHPSCIYTAEEIIHKAGSNWQCERCKTCTICCETSDAGPLITCYSCDEAYHHCCHSPRVINPKSNLRWQCNDCVQKQQKTNNNQTVSLVSTRPDTPSSTPVLPPVLSPQVSPARASSDQMEDDATKDGIDPNIPDASDWTSEQVYQYFARLFPKEAEVFRQQDIDGHSLLLMKRSDVLSGLDLLLGPALKIYRHVLKLQVRRDDPKLYWL, from the exons ATGCAGCAGCACCGGGTGGAAACGCAAATCCGTCACGAGGAGCAGATCCTGGAGGCGATAGATCAGTTGCGCCGACGTAAGGCGCGTCCCGATGCCGATCGTATTTGTAACTACCTGCTTCGAAAGTTCTCGGTAGACGTGCGAGATACGATTGCTGATCTTCATCGCTTAATCGAGGCTGAGAAGGTTATACAGGTCGATTACAAAGGCAATACAAGTTATAGAAACGCGTCCAAGTGGTCGCGTTTACAACTTTACAAAAATCGACCGGAAGGCTTCGTAAAGGAGAAACTGAATTCGGGGATGGTGGCTGGCGCGGTTGCCGAGCTCGTCGTCGAGGAACCGGATTACCTTGATCAAGGTGTGCCGGCTTATAGATTGGTCGAGCAGCTGCTCGACGGTGTTTCGAATCCTACCTCTAGACGTATGGTTGAGGATTTCCTCGGGAAAGAAGTTGCGAGCGGGAATTTAACGCGTCTTTCTAACGGTAATTATTCGCTGGTGGCGACATCCGACATGACGACTGCAACCGAATCGACGCATCGTGAGACCTTCACCCTTGAGAATATCGAAAATGGTAACATCAGGCGTAAGGACTCACAAACGGTATCCTCGACCACTAGTGGCCCTTATGATTTCGATGAGACAGAGAATTTGACTATCGCCGATTCGGCTTCGAATACACCGAGGTCCTCGCGTCAAGCGAGTCCGAAGCCAGAAGCGTCGAGCAAGAAGGAAGAATGTTTCGATATTCTCCTTACCAAAAATCAAGATCGTACCGAAGAAACCTCTCTCGATGGCGATCGAACAAAGGAGTCCGAAGATCCACTAGCTAATGTCGACGAACGTAAGGACGACGTCAAAAGTACGGACAATCAGTGCCATAACCTCAAAAGGTCCTCCAAATCGGAACGTAAGCAACGCCTACTCGTCAGGACAGATGATCCTATGGACATAGAGATCAAGTTCGAAGAGTTTCGCAAAGACAATAAAGAAGAATCTTCcacgcaaaaagaaaagagagaagacaacGAACATTTTAGTGAAGATCGCGACGACGAAGATGCTGGTAGGAGTTCCACGAACCCTTCCCCCACACCATCCAACGTCAACGTAGGTGGTTTCCGTAGTGCTCGTAGAAAG AGAGCAAAAAAAGTCTTCGACCCATCCGATAACAACCTTGTAAGGCGGAAACGTGGCAGACAATCTGGTACTCAAAATAAAACTGCTACGATTCAGGAGCCTCAAGAAACTGTTAAACCACCGATTAAAGATGGACCTTGTAGACAATGCAGTCTTTGCgctaaagaaaaacaagaagcaTTAGTTGCTTGTCGAGATTGTACAGTAAGAG CCCATCCAAGTTGCATTTATACTGCagaagaaataattcataagGCTGGTAGTAATTGGCAATGTGAACGTTGTAAGACTTGTACCATATGTTGTGAAACTTCAGATGCT GGACCATTAATTACCTGTTACTCTTGTGATGAAGCATATCATCATTGTTGCCATTCACCACGTGTTATAAATCCAAAATCAAATTTAAGGTGGCAATGTAATGATTGCGTTCAAAAGCAACAAAAAACGAACAACAATCAAACTGTCAGTCTTGTTTCTACACGACCTGATACACCATCAAGTACACCTGTATTACCACCTGTTTTAAGCCCCCAAGTGTCGCCTGCTCGCGCATCTTCTGATCAAATGGAAGACGATGCTACTAAAGATGGAATCGATCCAAATATCCCTGATGCTTCGGACTGGACATCTGAGCAAGTATATCAATACTTTGCCAGACTATTTCCAAAAGAAGCAGAAGTATTCAGGCAACAA GATATAGATGGTCATTCTCTTTTATTGATGAAAAGATCGGACGTGTTAAGTGGACTTGATTTGCTCTTAGGTCCAGCACTAAAAATTTATAGACACGTTTTAAAACTTCAAGTTAGACGGGATGATCCGAAGCTTTATTggttgtaa
- the LOC127065215 gene encoding uncharacterized protein MAL13P1.304-like, whose translation MCDLIDLDNSSGTSLNTKLASPLIPVPSNIEQRNLNVCCDRNNTLIIEKRESLGNNPFDMLLHKAIEYVNKEEDPFEIVYEKALKGTDITVLEDKNINITDDCKATYTQFSCKLKEGKTLDESFPNPDLIKSTAEIKSLNSSILNHSAMNDTLYETNYNGEKNEIKCMVQHKIPLHIQETESDIKNLIPINIKSIQMRSYSQGDIAHECKQLLKYRSNSVTETLKTDRVNINDTDSKSSSIFNDQLNKGFLEDQYNDVSVFSTISNISSITRNSGSLTHNSMASMISNNTMNFAFLDNCSSLVFCDTKLNERVNSPMNKISVSSGTSLPITPAQKQIDISVLAQKLNELKLKTSELQISQKDNNESDNQHINTKTTFDVNDKLLDIDACIPEITFSKLSNNSTNSDASSDSNFLKNNNVNKSILNEAKALAKTFEEYAEKASGSNSDELIIDDPMWTSELLPAFEDDIVDGLIEVPSLNATNREEKFDNILCSNSNTNDKTKSQNNIKQNIEIVPFSQIIADKKATSTLLLDLKKIVSTENNSEANRLLENLEKVLGIQSNNDIELLSAYLQTTNDSETIKNTGEEKHDKSHVDDLKIHEIEINKELCCNNKINRCEVFNDSKLLIMENKIQNDLPLVNAQTEISPKKERSVDTEKEENEIDINNSTQENMETNKEENNKTESNEKVAVELLINLGKVLSGQSNESATLNLLKNLGEVLNLVSKNKQEKNNEHDNITSTIGRTPTKEKSVNKVQSTISLKVKQRRSLDLISKVKPFNQKAYRRSACVTSTSPSKKLQNSLVFKDNNKSQLSKTKKRFPSDPGSINLISSKKEVAANIGDQQIIGIHKVNTGINNPKEKPPIKLVVRNQLKNKSKFEAVNRKGPMKAVIPIGNMQRKGITTPPKSPKNVQPCIKIFSSTPNSMENEIDFKKSPKLKPMASSTPDSLKHKSVVQLPMIQRCDKINASCDISPINVQEEITSDKCKIYLSPKRVSKCCSPRRGMPKSQIRESSIPKYSTSPGVLVRIPSQDINKSQEMSLSSQSLSKKEENIYKKSPMTNKKIGITEQKSPLKDSNHIVTKGKPLNLTSKLRGSSNKIIGSEKENTFS comes from the exons atgtgTGACCTTATAGATTTAGACAATTCCTCGGGTACTTCATTGAATACAAAATTAGCATCGCCGTTAATCCCGGTACCTTCAAATATAGAACAGAGAAATTTAAATGTTTGTTGTGATAGGAATAATACattgataatagaaaaacGTGAAAGTTTAGGTAACAATCCTTTTGATATGCTGCTACATAAAGCGATAGAATATGTTAATAAGGAAGAAGATCCATTTGAAATAGTATATGAAAAAGCTTTAAAGGGAACTGACATTACTGTATTAGAAGATAAGAACATTAATATTACAGATGATTGCAAAGCTACATACACACAATTTTCGTGCAAGTTAAAAGAAGGTAAAACTTTGGATGAATCTTTCCCAAATCCTGATCTTATAAAATCTACAGCTGAGATAAAGTCATTAAATTCGTCGATATTAAATCATTCTGCAATGAATGATACATTATatgaaacaaattataatggagaaaaaaatgaaattaaatgtatGGTTCAACATAAAATACCATTACATATACAAGAAACTGAAAGTGATATAAAAAACTTAATaccaataaatataaagtcaATACAAATGCGTTCATATTCTCAAGGTGATATAGCACATGAATGCAAACAGCTGTTAAAATATAGATCAAATTCTGTGACAGAAACATTAAAAACTGACagagtaaatataaatgatacagACAGCAAGTCTTCTTCAATATTTAATGATCAATTAAATAAAGGCTTCTTAGAAGATCAATATAATGATGTCTCTGTATTTTCTACTATATCAAACATTTCTAGTATTACAAGAAATTCTGGTTCCTTAACACATAATTCTATGGCTTCAATGATATCAAATAATACTATGAATTTTGCTTTCTTAGATAATTGTTCTTCATTGGTATTTTgtgatacaaaattaaatgaaaggGTGAATAGTCctatgaataaaatatctgTAAGTTCTGGAACATCATTACCTATTACACCAGCTCAAAAACAGATTGATATATCCGTTTTAGCACAAAAActgaatgaattaaaattgaagACATCAGAATTACAAATTTcgcaaaaagataataatgaaagtgATAATcaacatataaatacaaaaacaaCATTTGATGTTAATGATAAATTGCTTGATATTGATGCTTGTATACCtgaaattacattttctaaattatctaataataGTACCAATTCAGATGCTTCTTCTGATTCTAATTTTCtt aaaaacaataacgtaaataaatcaatattaaatgaaGCTAAAGCTCTTGCGAAAACATTTGAAGAATATGCAGAAAAAGCTTCAGGGT CAAATTCAGATGAACTGATTATAGATGATCCTATGTGGACTTCAGAATTATTGCCAGCATTTGAAGATGACATAGTAGATGGCTTAATTGAGGTACCATCTTTAAATGCTACTAATAGGGAAGAGAAGTTTGATAACATATTATGTTCTAATAGCAATAcaaatgataaaacaaaatcaCAGAATAacattaaacaaaatatagaaatagttCCTTTTAGTCAAATTATTGCTGATAAAAAAGCTACATCCACATTATTACTTGATCTTAAAAAAATAGTTAGTACAGAAAACAATTCTGAGGCTAACAGATTACttgaaaatttggaaaaagttTTAGGAATTCAATCCAACAatgatattgaattattatctgCATATTTGCAAACAACAAATGATTCAGAAACTATCAAAAATAcaggagaagaaaaacatgATAAGAGTCATGtggatgatttaaaaattcatgaaatagaaattaacAAGGAATTATGttgtaataacaaaataaatagatgTGAAGTATTCAATGAcagtaaattattaataatggaaaataaaatacaaaatgattTACCATTAGTAAATGCACAAACAGAAATTTctccaaagaaagaaagatctgttgatacagaaaaagaagaaaacgagattgatattaataattctactcaagaaaatatggaaacaaataaagaagaaaataataaaacagagaGTAATGAAAAAGTTGCAGTAGAACTGCTTATCAATTTAGGTAAAGTATTAAGTGGACAATCTAACGAATCAGCAACACTGAATTTGTTAAAGAATTTAGGGGAAGTATTAAATTTAGTATCAAAAaataagcaagaaaaaaataatgaacatGATAATATAACTTCTACTATTGGAAGAACACCAACTAAAGAGAAATCTGTAAATAAAGTACAATCTACAATATCATTAAAAGTGAAACAAAGACGAAGTTTGGATTTAATATCAAAG gtGAAACCATTTAACCAGAAAGCATACAGGAGGAGTGCTTGTGTAACTAGTACATCTCCTAGTAAAAAACTGCAAAATTCATTGgtatttaaagataataacaaaTCTCAATTAAGTAAGACTAAAAAGCGTTTTCCTAGTGATCCAGGTTCAATTAATTTGATCTCATCTAAAAAAGAAGTTGCTGCTAACATAGGAGATCAGCAAATTATTG GTATACACAAAGTAAATACAGGAATAAATAATCCAAAAGAGAAACCACCTATCAAATTAGTTGTcagaaatcaattaaaaaacaaatcaaaattTGAAGCTGTAAATAGAAAGGGTCCTATGAAAGCAGTTATTCCAATAGGAAATATGCAAagaaaag GTATAACTACACCTCCGAAATCACCTAAGAATGTACAACCCTGCATTAAAATATTCAGTAGCACACCCAATTCaatggaaaatgaaattgacTTTAAAAAATCTCCTAAATTAAAACCAATGGCATCGTCGACACCAGACTCTCTTAAACATAAATCTGTTGTACAATTGCCAATGATTCAACGTTGTGACAAGATCAATGCTTCGTGCGATATATCGCCGATAAACGTACAGGAGGAAATAACTAgtgataaatgtaaaatttatcttaGTCCGAAAAg AGTGAGTAAATGTTGTTCTCCAAGAAGAGGGATGCCTAAAAGTCAAATAAGAGAATCTAGTATTCCAAAATATTCTACGTCTCCCGGTGTTCTTGTAAGAATCCCATCgcaagatattaataaatcacaAGAAATGTCACTATCGTCGCAAAgtttatctaaaaaagaagaaaatatttataaaaaatcacCGATGACTAATAAAAAGATCGGAATAACAGAACAGAAAAGTCCGTTAAAAGATAGTAATCATATTGTTACCAAGGGAAAACCATTAAATTTAACTTCTAAGCTTCGAGGAAgcagtaataaaattattggaagtgaaaaggaaaatacattttcataa
- the LOC127065222 gene encoding DNA polymerase epsilon subunit 4, which translates to MANAKVDDLTYEGELNESNISNGVENLQDSQEETDTALQADEEQREKLVRLPIGRVRNIIKMDPDVNLVNQEAVFLIAKSTELFIDSLAKEAYKYTVQTKKKTVQKRDIENAINNVDALVFLEEMLE; encoded by the exons ATGGCGAATGCCAAGGTTGATGATTTGACATACGAGGGAGAATTGAATGAAAGTAATATCAGTAATGGTGTTGAAAATTTGCAAGATTCTCAAGAAGAGACCGATACTGCTCTTCAGGCTGAtgaagaacaaagagagaaattagTAAGACTTCCTATAGGCAgagtaagaaatattattaaaatggaCCCCGATGTAAATTTGGTTAATCAGGAGGCAGTATTTTTAATAGCAAAATCGACG GAACTTTTTATTGATTCATTGGCAAAGGAAGCCTATAAATATACtgtacaaacaaaaaaaaaaacagtccAAAAACGAGATATTGAAAATGCAATTAATAATGTAGATGCGCTTGTGTTTCTAGAAGAAATGCTTGAGTAA